TGTTGGGGGGCACCCGCATGTTCTCCAGCGCCACACCCAATCCATAGGAATGGGCCGGGAGGATGAAGTAGGACCCGTCCTCGTCCTCATGCAGCGGAACCGGCTCGAGGTTCGCCGGATTGAAGCGCTTGGGATTCATGATCGTGCCGGGCACATGCCGGAAGATCAGGAACTCCTGGGGCGACAGGCGCAGGTCGTAGCCGTAGGAGGAGCAGCCAAAGCTCAAGACCGGCTTTTGACTGTTCTCCGGATCGAGATGACGGACTAGCTGCGGCTGAAAGGGCTCGAGCATGCCCTGGGCGGCCTGCTCGTTAATCCAACGGTCGTTCTTGAGCATTAGAAACCTCGGCGCAGCTGGGTGACCTGATCGGCCATGGCCAACAAAGCCGTGGGCATGGACGGCCCCGTCAGGATCACATCCAGGTTGGACGGCCGCTGCTCCAGGGCCGAGACCACCTCCGCTTCCGCCAAATAACCCAGCTCAACAGCCAAGCCCAGCTCATCGAGGACCAGCTGATCCAGCTGCCCGCCCAAGAGCTGCTCGCGGGTGTACTCCCAAACCTCCCGCACAGCCGCGGCATCCGCCTGGGATGCCGGCATGGGCTCGGCGAGGCAACCCGCCACGGCAGGCCGAAGCCACTGCAGACGGCCGCAGAGCCAAACGCTGCGATCCAGACCTTGATCAACACCGCCCTTGAGGAACTGGCTGACGAGCACGCGGCTCCCCAATCCAGCACTGCGCAACGCCTGACTGAACACGCCGCTGAAGCTGCCGCGAAAGGGCGCCGTATGCACCTGGAGCTGCCCCTCCTGCTGGGCCGCCAGGCGCACGCTGCGGGCGGGGGCCGACGCTGGAATCGAGGCCAGCGGACGCAGGTGTCCAGCACGGGGAGTTGCACTGGGAGTGGCTGCAATGCTGGCCGTCATCGAGTGCATGGCTGCCGCTTGGGATCCTGAATGTAGCGGCGTTAGGCCGTCCGGCAAGCAACAAGCACTACCTGTAGTGCAAACACCCGTACCATCGAGGCCATGACCAGCACCCAACCCCGGCGGGATGGCCGCAGCACCTCGGATCTACGCAGCACGCGTTTCGGCTGGGATCCGATGGGCTTCGCCCTGAGCTCCGTCACCGTTCACACGGGTCGCACCGCAGTGATCTGCAGCGTCTGCCTCGAGGAGGGTGTCCCGAAGTGGCGCAAGGGCTCTGGCAAGGGCTGGCTGAGTGCCGACTACAGGCTGCTGCCCGCCAGCACCCCCAGCCGCCAGCCGCGGGAGCTGATGAAGCTCAGCGGCCGAACCCAGGAAATTCAACGTTTGATTGCCCGCAGCCTTCGGGCCTGCCTCGATCTCGAGCTGCTGGGGGAGAGGACGCTGCAGATCGATTGCGATGTGCTGCAGGCCGATGCCGGGACCCGCACCGCTTCGATCACGGGAGCCTGGGCGGCCCTAGCCCTTGGACTGCGACGGCTCGAACAACGCGGAGTGCTGGAGGGCTCACCCTTGATCGGCCAGGTGGCGGCGGTGTCGGTGGGCCTCGTGGATGGAGCCGCCCTGCTGGATCTCGACTACAGCGAAGACAGCCGCGCCGAGGTGGATTTGAACGTGGTGATGAATCAAGAGCTGCATTTGCTCGAAATTCAGGGCACCGCCG
This DNA window, taken from Synechococcus sp. LTW-R, encodes the following:
- the dcd gene encoding dCTP deaminase; translated protein: MLKNDRWINEQAAQGMLEPFQPQLVRHLDPENSQKPVLSFGCSSYGYDLRLSPQEFLIFRHVPGTIMNPKRFNPANLEPVPLHEDEDGSYFILPAHSYGLGVALENMRVPPNITVICLGKSTYARLGIIVNTTPAEASWEGHLTLEFSNSSGADCRIYANEGICQLLFFEGDPCETTYKDRAGKYQHQPERVTLARV
- a CDS encoding cob(I)yrinic acid a,c-diamide adenosyltransferase, which codes for MTASIAATPSATPRAGHLRPLASIPASAPARSVRLAAQQEGQLQVHTAPFRGSFSGVFSQALRSAGLGSRVLVSQFLKGGVDQGLDRSVWLCGRLQWLRPAVAGCLAEPMPASQADAAAVREVWEYTREQLLGGQLDQLVLDELGLAVELGYLAEAEVVSALEQRPSNLDVILTGPSMPTALLAMADQVTQLRRGF
- the rph gene encoding ribonuclease PH, whose product is MTSTQPRRDGRSTSDLRSTRFGWDPMGFALSSVTVHTGRTAVICSVCLEEGVPKWRKGSGKGWLSADYRLLPASTPSRQPRELMKLSGRTQEIQRLIARSLRACLDLELLGERTLQIDCDVLQADAGTRTASITGAWAALALGLRRLEQRGVLEGSPLIGQVAAVSVGLVDGAALLDLDYSEDSRAEVDLNVVMNQELHLLEIQGTAEGAPFSRQQLSSLVDLAEAGIQQLQAAQTKALEEAPN